Proteins encoded in a region of the Raphanus sativus cultivar WK10039 chromosome 8, ASM80110v3, whole genome shotgun sequence genome:
- the LOC108822438 gene encoding protein RADIALIS-like 3, which translates to MASNSMSSNASWTRKENKLFERALAIYDQDTPDRWHNVARAVGGKSAEEVRRHYELLIRDVNDIESGRYPQPTYRSNGN; encoded by the coding sequence ATGGCCTCCAACTCCATGAGTTCTAACGCTTCTTGGACACGTAAGGAGAACAAACTTTTTGAAAGGGCTTTGGCTATATATGACCAGGACACTCCTGACCGTTGGCATAACGTTGCTAGAGCAGTTGGTGGAAAATCAGCTGAAGAAGTAAGGCGACACTACGAGCTACTCATTAGGGATGTCAATGACATTGAGTCAGGGCGTTATCCGCAGCCTACTTACCGTTCAAATGGAAACTGA
- the LOC108819874 gene encoding LOW QUALITY PROTEIN: uncharacterized protein LOC108819874 (The sequence of the model RefSeq protein was modified relative to this genomic sequence to represent the inferred CDS: deleted 1 base in 1 codon; substituted 4 bases at 4 genomic stop codons), with protein sequence MEESKIIFQEDKLLSGQAKLEGDEYLLKECFITNLRIETKEYYEKRYFINFLDKKYSPYLHLFAIIHLXXQVKXEDKKPQYGYNRXKHSEWRGIREVKQSPKQRRRKKGADVVDRIYRRDLPKIWNMSTCITTHMIKI encoded by the exons ATGGAAGAGTCTAAAATAATATTCCAAGAAGACAAGTTGTTGAGTGGGCAAGCGAAGTTGGAAGGAGATGAGTATCTGCTGAAAGAATGTTTTATCACAAACCTTAGAATAGAGACCAAAGAGTACTACGAgaaaagatattttataaac ttcttGGACAAGAAATACAGTCCATATCTTCATCTTTTTGCtattatacatttataataaCAGGTAAAATAGGAAGACAAAAAACCCCAATATGGATACAATAGATAGAAACACAGTGAGTGGAGAGGAATAAGAGAAGTTAAACAATCTCCAAAACAAAGGAGGCGTAAGAAAGGCGCAGATGTCGTCGATAGAATTTATCGACGAgatcttcccaagatttggaaTATGTCTACTTGCATTACCACCCacatgataaaaatataa
- the LOC108822439 gene encoding U-box domain-containing protein 5, whose translation MGIETTQRIEKLPHSFQMHSSMCLALKNLVDRVMRIFPEIEAARPGSTTGIQTLCLLNKALEKAKLLLQYCSESSKLYMAVTGDAILKRGCSAKRLLEQSLADIRTMVPTALAIKILEVLQDLRSTELSLESSEEEAGKAIRGLMKQSTSSSVSSDEITGFHFAALMLQLSTPEAIVIERRSLKSLYTKLGECDGNKRQILKYLLYLLKKHEKIIWSDHKETSLRQHQSVNESVCASVAEAGCSEEHNATLPEKFKCPRSLTVMYDPVIISSGHTFERMWIQRWFDEGNDTCPISKRVLDDFTLQSNVAMKDQISKWCKKHGLDVQDPAMTHTNASQNLDFSIASFTSSLYNIPDLSCFTSRDFSSSFTTDSPSYSKMSKGGYFMPMQTIASESGTEVTDSTHHSEVEIEPLCELTKLPWEAQVKVVQDVRSLFEKDSRAVRSVSPSKFLEPLITFLKNAHERNGTEGDIVKSGLDLLLTFLSGNRKAIESLEKNLFEMLSIFLLSELEAEEALNVLEVLSNHPNSLSKITSTSSLSSLLKIAESGAQHLQEQAMITLKNLSSSNEICQEMVSLGFVHKLTYFLQQGVFSKQSIIILKNLCNTEKGRVCVTETPGCLASIAELLDSNVPEELENAISILLQLCVEKIEYCYLVVREGLNIYSSLLLISNNGTEEAKVGASELLRALEEVVEEEEESSTTKEEATVETTSQVVVAPVTYQEPIVTTPSPKKSGFFGLKFSSLKKKKIKS comes from the exons ATGGGAATTGAGACTACTCAACGGATAGAAAAGTTGCCTCACTCCTTCCAG ATGCATTCTTCCATGTGCTTAGCCTTGAAGAACTTAGTTGATAGAGTCATGAGAATCTTTCCTGAAATAGAAGCTGCTCGACCTGGATCTACCACAGGGATACAGACTCTATGTTTGCTCAACAAAGCTCTGGAGAAAGCTAAGCTGCTTCTTCAATACTGCAGTGAATCCAGTAAACTCTACATG GCAGTAACAGGAGATGCTATACTCAAAAGAGGTTGTAGTGCCAAAAGGTTATTAGAGCAAAGCTTAGCTGACATCCGAACCATGGTTCCTACTGCTTTGGCTATCAAG ATACTTGAGGTACTCCAAGATCTTAGGTCAACTGAGTTGTCTCTAGAatcatctgaagaagaagctggGAAAGCTATTAGGGGACTGATGAAACAAAGCACATCTTCTTCTGTGTCTTCTGATGAGATAACAGGTTTTCATTTTGCAGCACTAATGCTCCAGCTTTCAACACCTGAAGCCATTGTGATTGAGAGAAGATCCCTGAAGTCGCTTTACACAAAACTTGGAGAGTGTGACGGGAACAAGAGACAGATTCTGAAGTATCTTCTGTACCTCCTGAAGAAGCATGAGAAGATCATTTGGAGTGACCACAAAGAGACCTCTCTCAGACAGCATCAGTCAGTGAATGAATCTGTGTGCGCTAGTGTTGCAGAAGCCGGGTGTTCTGAGGAACACAATGCTACACTTCCTGAGAAGTTTAAGTGCCCTCGTTCTCTTACTGTGATGTATGATCCTGTCATCATTTCCTCAGGCCACACCTTTGAGAGGATGTGGATTCAGAGATGGTTTGATGAAGGTAATGATACATGTCCTATATCAAAAAGGGTACTAGATGATTTCACATTACAGTCCAACGTTGCGATGAAAGATCAGATCTCAAAATGGTGCAAGAAGCATGGTCTTGATGTTCAAGATCCAGCAATGACGCACACAAACGCTTCACAAAATCTTGACTTCTCCATTGCTAGTTTTACAAGTTCTCTGTACAATATCCCAGACCTCAGCTGCTTCACGAGTAGGGACTTCAGCTCTAGCTTCACCACTGATTCGCCATCATACTCTAAGATGTCAAAGGGTGGTTACTTCATGCCAATGCAGACGATAGCTTCTGAGTCAGGAACTGAAGTCACTGACTCTACTCATCACAGTGAGGTGGAGATAGAGCCTTTGTGTGAACTCACTAAGCTTCCATGGGAAGCGCAGGTCAAGGTTGTTCAAGATGTAAGAAGTCTTTTTGAGAAAGATTCTAGGGCTGTTCGGTCTGTGTCACCTAGTAAGTTTCTTGAGCCACTTATCACATTCTTGAAGAATGCTCATGAAAGAAATGGCACTGAGGGAGACATAGTAAAGAGTGGATTGGATTTGTTATTGACTTTCCTCAGTGGAAACAGGAAGGCTATAGAGAGCTTGGAGAAGAACTTGTTTGAAATGTTGAGTATCTTTCTCTTGTCTGAGTTAGAAGCTGAAGAAGCTCTAAACGTACTGGAGGTTCTCTCTAACCACCCAAACAGTCTCTCCAAGATAACTTCAACAAGCTCCCTCTCTTCCCTTTTGAAGATAGCCGAGTCTGGAGCGCAACATCTTCAAGAACAAGCTATGATCACACTCAAGAACCTCTCTTCAAGCAATGAGATCTGTCAGGAAATGGTCTCTCTCGGTTTTGTCCATAAGCTCACATATTTCTTGCAGCAAGGCGTCTTCAGCAAACAGTCGATCATCATCCTTAAGAATCTCTGCAACACTGAGAAAGGTAGGGTTTGTGTAACGGAAACCCCTGGTTGTTTAGCTTCAATAGCTGAGTTACTCGACTCAAATGTTCCTGAGGAGCTAGAGAATGCAATCTCCATCCTCCTCCAGCTCTGTGTAGAGAAGATAGAGTACTGTTATCTTGTGGTGAGAGAAGGCCTTAACATTTACTCATCTCTTCTCTTGATATCCAACAATGGAACCGAGGAAGCTAAGGTTGGTGCATCTGAGTTGCTTAGAGCTcttgaagaagtagtagaagaagaagaagaatcctccacaacaaaagaagaagcaacTGTTGAAACTACTTCACAGGTTGTTGTTGCTCCAGTTACGTATCAGGAGCCTATAGTAACAACACCATCTCCAAAGAAGTCTGGCTTTTTTGGGCTCAAATTCTCCAgtctcaagaagaagaagataaaatcataa
- the LOC108822440 gene encoding transcription factor BEE 2 isoform X4 codes for MDLSVLERVNWLQQQQMVSPDFFEILGSDGREELKRVESYLGNNNDEMQGFRHYETIDGCISRTSSFQMEQVKNNEENRVIALQPKRKTEGKTEKIENKKKKIKTEDETESSMKGKSNMSNSETSSEIQKRDYIHVRARRGEATDRHSLAERARREKLSKKMKCLQDIVPGCNKVTGKAGMLDEIINYVQSLQQQVEFLSMKLSVLNPELEFHINELSTKQACFTDLPEAVSKQPMMVDASSFPLQQHGSLDYSLINSNQTTILSSKDQTSSSWEIHSQCLYNNLRTDSVSSFFSHK; via the exons ATGGACTTGTCTGTACTTGAAAGAGTTAATTGGCTGCAACAGCAGCAAATGGTCTCACCAGACTTTTTTGAGATACTTGGCTCAGATGGGAGAGAAGAGCTCAAAAGGGTTGAGAGTTATTTGGGAAACAATAATGATGAGATGCAGGGTTTCAGACATTATGAAACTATTGATGGTTGCATCTCAAGGACAAGTAGCTTCCAAAtggaacaagtgaagaacaatgAAGAAAACAGAGTCATTGCCTTGCAGCCCAAGAGAAAAACAGAG GGTAAGACAGAaaaaatagagaacaaaaagaagaagatcaaaacaGAGGATGAAACAGAGTCAAGCATGAAAGGAAAATCAAACATGAGCAACTCAGAGACATCCTCAGAGATTCAGAAGCGAGACTACATCCATGTGAGAGCTAGACGAGGTGAAGCCACCGACAGACATAGCTTAGCAGAAAGG GCAAGGAGAGAAAAGTTAAGCAAGAAGATGAAATGTCTTCAAGACATTGTTCCTGGATGCAACAAAGTTACTGGTAAAGCCGGTATGCTTGATGAGATCATCAACTATGTCCAATCTCTGCAGCAACAAGTCGAGTTCTTGTCTATGAAACTCTCTGTCTTAAATCCAGAGCTTGAGTTTCATATCAATGAATTATCCACTAAACAG GCATGCTTCACAGATCTTCCAGAAGCTGTCTCAAAGCAGCCAATGATGGTGGATGCAAGTTCTTTTCCATTACAGCAGCATGGATCTCTAGACTACTCTCTCATAAATTCAAACCAAACCACAATTCTTAGCTCT AAAGATCAGACATCATCAAGCTGGGAAATTCACTCACAATGTCTTTACAACAACTTGAGAACCGATTCAGTTTCAAGTTTCTTCAGCCacaagtga
- the LOC108822440 gene encoding transcription factor BEE 2 isoform X3 produces MDLSVLERVNWLQQQQMVSPDFFEILGSDGREELKRVESYLGNNNDEMQGFRHYETIDGCISRTSSFQMEQVKNNEENRVIALQPKRKTEGKTEKIENKKKKIKTEDETESSMKGKSNMSNSETSSEIQKRDYIHVRARRGEATDRHSLAERARREKLSKKMKCLQDIVPGCNKVTGKAGMLDEIINYVQSLQQQVEFLSMKLSVLNPELEFHINELSTKQACFTDLPEAVSKQPMMVDASSFPLQQHGSLDYSLINSNQTTILSSQKDQTSSSWEIHSQCLYNNLRTDSVSSFFSHK; encoded by the exons ATGGACTTGTCTGTACTTGAAAGAGTTAATTGGCTGCAACAGCAGCAAATGGTCTCACCAGACTTTTTTGAGATACTTGGCTCAGATGGGAGAGAAGAGCTCAAAAGGGTTGAGAGTTATTTGGGAAACAATAATGATGAGATGCAGGGTTTCAGACATTATGAAACTATTGATGGTTGCATCTCAAGGACAAGTAGCTTCCAAAtggaacaagtgaagaacaatgAAGAAAACAGAGTCATTGCCTTGCAGCCCAAGAGAAAAACAGAG GGTAAGACAGAaaaaatagagaacaaaaagaagaagatcaaaacaGAGGATGAAACAGAGTCAAGCATGAAAGGAAAATCAAACATGAGCAACTCAGAGACATCCTCAGAGATTCAGAAGCGAGACTACATCCATGTGAGAGCTAGACGAGGTGAAGCCACCGACAGACATAGCTTAGCAGAAAGG GCAAGGAGAGAAAAGTTAAGCAAGAAGATGAAATGTCTTCAAGACATTGTTCCTGGATGCAACAAAGTTACTGGTAAAGCCGGTATGCTTGATGAGATCATCAACTATGTCCAATCTCTGCAGCAACAAGTCGAGTTCTTGTCTATGAAACTCTCTGTCTTAAATCCAGAGCTTGAGTTTCATATCAATGAATTATCCACTAAACAG GCATGCTTCACAGATCTTCCAGAAGCTGTCTCAAAGCAGCCAATGATGGTGGATGCAAGTTCTTTTCCATTACAGCAGCATGGATCTCTAGACTACTCTCTCATAAATTCAAACCAAACCACAATTCTTAGCTCT CAGAAAGATCAGACATCATCAAGCTGGGAAATTCACTCACAATGTCTTTACAACAACTTGAGAACCGATTCAGTTTCAAGTTTCTTCAGCCacaagtga
- the LOC108822440 gene encoding transcription factor BEE 2 isoform X2 — MDLSVLERVNWLQQQQMVSPDFFEILGSDGREELKRVESYLGNNNDEMQGFRHYETIDGCISRTSSFQMEQVKNNEENRVIALQPKRKTEGKTEKIENKKKKIKTEDETESSMKGKSNMSNSETSSEIQKRDYIHVRARRGEATDRHSLAERARREKLSKKMKCLQDIVPGCNKVTGKAGMLDEIINYVQSLQQQVEFLSMKLSVLNPELEFHINELSTKQFQACFTDLPEAVSKQPMMVDASSFPLQQHGSLDYSLINSNQTTILSSKDQTSSSWEIHSQCLYNNLRTDSVSSFFSHK; from the exons ATGGACTTGTCTGTACTTGAAAGAGTTAATTGGCTGCAACAGCAGCAAATGGTCTCACCAGACTTTTTTGAGATACTTGGCTCAGATGGGAGAGAAGAGCTCAAAAGGGTTGAGAGTTATTTGGGAAACAATAATGATGAGATGCAGGGTTTCAGACATTATGAAACTATTGATGGTTGCATCTCAAGGACAAGTAGCTTCCAAAtggaacaagtgaagaacaatgAAGAAAACAGAGTCATTGCCTTGCAGCCCAAGAGAAAAACAGAG GGTAAGACAGAaaaaatagagaacaaaaagaagaagatcaaaacaGAGGATGAAACAGAGTCAAGCATGAAAGGAAAATCAAACATGAGCAACTCAGAGACATCCTCAGAGATTCAGAAGCGAGACTACATCCATGTGAGAGCTAGACGAGGTGAAGCCACCGACAGACATAGCTTAGCAGAAAGG GCAAGGAGAGAAAAGTTAAGCAAGAAGATGAAATGTCTTCAAGACATTGTTCCTGGATGCAACAAAGTTACTGGTAAAGCCGGTATGCTTGATGAGATCATCAACTATGTCCAATCTCTGCAGCAACAAGTCGAGTTCTTGTCTATGAAACTCTCTGTCTTAAATCCAGAGCTTGAGTTTCATATCAATGAATTATCCACTAAACAG tttcagGCATGCTTCACAGATCTTCCAGAAGCTGTCTCAAAGCAGCCAATGATGGTGGATGCAAGTTCTTTTCCATTACAGCAGCATGGATCTCTAGACTACTCTCTCATAAATTCAAACCAAACCACAATTCTTAGCTCT AAAGATCAGACATCATCAAGCTGGGAAATTCACTCACAATGTCTTTACAACAACTTGAGAACCGATTCAGTTTCAAGTTTCTTCAGCCacaagtga
- the LOC108822440 gene encoding transcription factor BEE 2 isoform X1 has protein sequence MDLSVLERVNWLQQQQMVSPDFFEILGSDGREELKRVESYLGNNNDEMQGFRHYETIDGCISRTSSFQMEQVKNNEENRVIALQPKRKTEGKTEKIENKKKKIKTEDETESSMKGKSNMSNSETSSEIQKRDYIHVRARRGEATDRHSLAERARREKLSKKMKCLQDIVPGCNKVTGKAGMLDEIINYVQSLQQQVEFLSMKLSVLNPELEFHINELSTKQFQACFTDLPEAVSKQPMMVDASSFPLQQHGSLDYSLINSNQTTILSSQKDQTSSSWEIHSQCLYNNLRTDSVSSFFSHK, from the exons ATGGACTTGTCTGTACTTGAAAGAGTTAATTGGCTGCAACAGCAGCAAATGGTCTCACCAGACTTTTTTGAGATACTTGGCTCAGATGGGAGAGAAGAGCTCAAAAGGGTTGAGAGTTATTTGGGAAACAATAATGATGAGATGCAGGGTTTCAGACATTATGAAACTATTGATGGTTGCATCTCAAGGACAAGTAGCTTCCAAAtggaacaagtgaagaacaatgAAGAAAACAGAGTCATTGCCTTGCAGCCCAAGAGAAAAACAGAG GGTAAGACAGAaaaaatagagaacaaaaagaagaagatcaaaacaGAGGATGAAACAGAGTCAAGCATGAAAGGAAAATCAAACATGAGCAACTCAGAGACATCCTCAGAGATTCAGAAGCGAGACTACATCCATGTGAGAGCTAGACGAGGTGAAGCCACCGACAGACATAGCTTAGCAGAAAGG GCAAGGAGAGAAAAGTTAAGCAAGAAGATGAAATGTCTTCAAGACATTGTTCCTGGATGCAACAAAGTTACTGGTAAAGCCGGTATGCTTGATGAGATCATCAACTATGTCCAATCTCTGCAGCAACAAGTCGAGTTCTTGTCTATGAAACTCTCTGTCTTAAATCCAGAGCTTGAGTTTCATATCAATGAATTATCCACTAAACAG tttcagGCATGCTTCACAGATCTTCCAGAAGCTGTCTCAAAGCAGCCAATGATGGTGGATGCAAGTTCTTTTCCATTACAGCAGCATGGATCTCTAGACTACTCTCTCATAAATTCAAACCAAACCACAATTCTTAGCTCT CAGAAAGATCAGACATCATCAAGCTGGGAAATTCACTCACAATGTCTTTACAACAACTTGAGAACCGATTCAGTTTCAAGTTTCTTCAGCCacaagtga
- the LOC108819172 gene encoding uncharacterized protein LOC108819172 isoform X2 has product MEIITGLNEVKTVELVNLSGIGPAFLFQSNTGYAHFHGSFWKHHQEADKLQQRGENIHQKCITSRELGTDSIKEKVN; this is encoded by the exons ATGGAAATCATCACCGGGTTGAAT GAGGTCAAAACTGTGGAGCTTGTAAATCTGAGTGGAATTGGTCCTGCATTCTTGTTTCAGTCAAACACTGGTTACGCCCATTTCCATGGTTCTTTTTGGAAGCATCATCAAGAAGCTG ACAAATTACAGCAAAGAGGTGAAAACATTCACCAGAAATGTATTACATCAAG GGAGCTTGGAACAGATTCAATTAAGGAGAAAG TTAATTAA
- the LOC108819172 gene encoding uncharacterized protein LOC108819172 isoform X1, with protein MQMLRSFSTRTRSRRGGYERVSDDSTFSLLGAKLRRSTSVPYYAPSIKLGAGGVPTILEELPRQKSKKVKPTSKFSHPIFSFLYGKKKKSTTTKPEFSRYLEYLKEGGMWDARSNAPVIYYK; from the coding sequence ATGCAAATGCTAAGAAGCTTTAGCACTAGGACAAGAAGCCGTCGTGGAGGCTACGAGCGAGTAAGTGATGATTCAACTTTCAGCTTACTCGGAGCCAAGCTAAGAAGATCAACGAGTGTTCCTTACTACGCTCCATCTATAAAGCTCGGTGCTGGTGGTGTTCCAACCATTCTCGAGGAGCTTCCTCGTCAAAAATCCAAGAAAGTCAAACCAACAAGCAAATTTAGCCACCCTATCTTTAGCTTTTTGTacggaaagaagaagaagtcaacGACGACAAAGCCTGAGTTCTCTAGGTATCTTGAGTATTTGAAAGAAGGTGGTATGTGGGATGCGAGATCTAATGCGCCTGTTATTTATTACAAGTAG
- the LOC108819875 gene encoding probable methyltransferase TCM_000336, which yields MDKMDLQREFHMTGGVGKTSYARNSSFQKKASDQARDITLETLQQLYKETRPKGVGIADLGCSSGPNTLSTTRDIIKAVILAHHREIPNEPLPEIRVFLNDLPRNDFNSIFKSLPDFHIELKRDTKNDDSPSVFIAAFPGSFYGRLFPENTIHFIYASFSLHWLSKIPPALYDDQGKSINKGCINICSSSPEAVSKAYYSQFKEDFSMFLRSRSKEVVASGRMVLIILGREGPDHVGRGNSFFWELLARSIADLVSQGEIEEEKLDSYDLHFYAPNAAEIESEVNKEGSFELEKLEILEVDKDWGNEYGFSYGKAVAKMIRAVQESMLASHFGDEVLDKMFDTYGRIVDEELAKEDIKHITFVVVLRRKYLFFFFCH from the exons ATGGATAAGATGGATCTACAAAGAGAGTTTCACATGACTGGAGGAGTTGGGAAAACTAGTTATGCAAGAAACTCTTCCTTCCAG AAGAAAGCTTCTGATCAGGCAAGAGACATAACACTAGAGACACTCCAACAACTCTACAAAGAGACAAGACCCAAAGGTGTAGGAATAGCCGATCTGGGATGTTCTTCAGGACCAAACACTCTTTCCACCACTAGAGACATCATCAAAGCCGTCATACTTGCTCACCACCGTGAGATACCAAACGAGCCCTTGCCGGAAATCAGAGTCTTCCTTAACGATCTCCCCCGAAATGACTTCAACTCTATATTCAAGTCCTTGCCTGACTTCCATATAGAACTCAAGAGAGATACCAAGAATGATGATTCCCCTTCAGTTTTCATTGCAGCCTTCCCTGGATCATTTTATGGGAGGCTCTTCCCTGAAAACACCATCCACTTTATCTATGCCTCTTTCAGCTTACACTGGCTTTCAAAG attCCTCCAGCTTTGTATGACGATCAAGGCAAGTCCATAAACAAAGGGTGTATTAACATCTGCTCCTCAAGCCCTGAAGCTGTTTCCAAAGCTTACTACAGCCAATTCAAGGAAGATTTCTCTATGTTCCTCCGGTCTCGATCAAAAGAGGTGGTTGCATCTGGCAGAATGGTCCTCATAATACTCGGAAGAGAAGGTCCTGATCATGTTGGTAGAGGAAACTCTTTCTTCTGGGAACTTCTCGCAAGATCCATAGCAGATCTTGTCTcacaa GGAGAAATTGAGGAAGAGAAGCTCGATTCTTACGACCTGCACTTCTACGCCCCAAATGCTGCTGAGATAGAAAGTGAAGTGAACAAAGAAGGGTCTTTTGAattagagaagttagagatttTGGAAGTAGACAAGGATTGGGGCAACGAATATGGTTTCAGTTACGGTAAGGCGGTTGCAAAGATGATAAGAGCTGTTCAAGAGTCAATGCTTGCTTCACACTTCGGAGATGAGGTTTTGGACAAGATGTTTGATACATATGGTAGAATAGTTGACGAGGAGTTGGCTAAGGAAGACATAAAACACATCACATTTGTTGTTGTCCTGAGAAGGAagtacctttttttttttttttgtcactga
- the LOC108819171 gene encoding purple acid phosphatase 6, with the protein MKIFILSILLLSITTLINGGITSKYVRQAQPANEMSLETFPSPPGHNAPEQVHLTQGDRDGRGMIISWVTPLNLAGSDVVTYWIADNGSDVKRRKKKASTSSYKFYDYSSGFLHHSTIKNLEYDTKYIYEVGTDKSVRQFSFTTPPKVGPDVPYTFGIIGDLGQTYASNETLYQYMSNPKGQTILFPGDLAYQDNHPNHDQRKWDTYGRFMEPCAAYQPIIYAAGNHEIDFVPNIGERHPFRPYSHRYTNAFKTSGSISPLWYSVRRGPAHIIVLSSYSGYGKYTPQYVWLEQELKKVNREETPWLIVMVHSPWYNSVNYHYMEGESMRVMFESWFVNSKVDLVLAGHVHAYERSERVSNIKYNITNGLSTPVKDPNAPIYITIGDGGNIEGIANSFTDPQPSYSAYRESSFGHALLEIKNKTHAQYTWHRNQDNEAIAADSVMMYNRYFFPKEETARDCFIC; encoded by the exons ATGAAGATATTCATACTCTCCATCCTACTTCTAAGCATCACCACGTTAATCAATGGTGGAATAACAAGCAAATACGTGCGACAAGCCCAACCAGCAAACGAGATGTCTCTCGAAACATTCCCTTCTCCACCCGGTCACAATGCTCCAGAacag GTTCATCTAACGCAAGGAGATCGCGATGGCCGTGGCATGATCATCTCGTGGGTGACACCGTTAAACCTAGCTGGTTCTGACGTGGTTACTTACTGGATCGCCGATAATGGAAGTGACGTGAAGCGGAGAAAGAAGAAAGCCTCCACGTCGTCTTACAAATTTTATGACTATTCTTCTGGATTTCTTCATCACTCCACCATTAAAAATCTCGAG TACGATACTAAATACATCTATGAGGTTGGTACTGATAAATCAGTTAGACAATTCTCCTTCACAACTCCCCCGAAGGTTGGACCTGATGTTCCATACACATTCGGGATTATTG GTGATCTTGGACAAACCTATGCTTCTAACGAAACCTTGTACCAATACATGTCGAACCCTAAAGGCCAAACCATTCTCTTTCCCGGAGACTTGGCTTACCAAGACAACCATCCAAACCATGACCAGAGAAAATGGGATACTTATGGAAGATTCATGGAGCCTTGCGCTGCTTACCAGCCCATTATCTATGCCGCCGGGAATCACGAGATTGATTTCGTTCCAAACATA GGTGAGCGTCACCCATTCAGGCCTTATAGTCACCGCTACACTAACGCCTTCAAAACCTCAGGGAGCATATCCCCTCTTTGGTACTCAGTCAGACGTGGTCCTGCTCACATCATCGTCCTCTCCTCTTACTCTGGCTACG GCAAATACACACCGCAATACGTGTGGCTTGAGCAAGAGCTGAAGAAAGTGAACAGAGAGGAGACTCCATGGTTGATTGTTATGGTTCACTCTCCGTGGTACAATAGTGTCAACTACCATTACATGGAAGGTGAGAGCATGAGGGTGATGTTCGAGTCGTGGTTTGTTAACAGCAAGGTTGATTTGGTCTTGGCTGGTCATGTCCATGCGTATGAGAGATCCGAACGTGTTTCCAATATTAAGTATAATATCACCAATGGCTTGAGCACTCCAGTGAAAGATCCTAATGCTCCAATTTACATCACAATCGGAGATGGAGGAAACATTGAAGGAATCGCAAATAG TTTTACTGATCCGCAACCGAGTTACTCAGCCTATAGGGAATCGAGTTTTGGTCATGCTCTTCTCGAGATTAAGAACAAGACTCACGCACAGTACACATGGCATAGGAACCAAGACAATGAAGCCATAGCAGCTGATTCTGTTATGATGTATAACAGATACTTCTTTCCAAAGGAGGAGACAGCGCGTGACTGTTTCATTTGCTGA